In a genomic window of Dyadobacter fermentans DSM 18053:
- a CDS encoding glycoside hydrolase family 43 protein has translation MNTIRLILLLVSTLSFSCQKQSYLFTSFREPATDGLHLAYSHDGYHWTDLGGGYLQPEVGGKLIRDPSIARGKDGTFHLVWTTNWKGDKGFGYASSKDMMHWSEQRFLPVMEHEPDVVNVWAPELFYDDENDRFVIIWASTIPFKFPKGEEDERNNHRMYYVTTRDFQTFSKAALFLDPGFSVIDCVIAKRKKDDYVLVLKDNTRPQRNIKVAFADNVLGPYQQVSEPFTGFLTEGPTVIKVKNDWLIYFDQYRDKTYGAVKTSDFKTFTNISGEVGVPKDHKHGTIIPIDAKTLKALKSKTAL, from the coding sequence ATGAACACTATCCGCTTAATCCTACTACTCGTATCCACACTCTCTTTTTCCTGCCAAAAGCAATCCTACCTCTTCACTTCCTTCCGTGAACCCGCTACCGATGGCCTGCACCTCGCATACAGCCATGACGGCTACCACTGGACGGACCTGGGCGGTGGGTATCTCCAACCCGAAGTGGGCGGGAAGCTAATACGGGACCCGTCGATTGCGCGTGGGAAAGATGGTACGTTTCATTTGGTTTGGACAACGAATTGGAAAGGTGATAAGGGCTTTGGGTATGCCAGTTCGAAGGACATGATGCATTGGTCGGAGCAGCGGTTTTTGCCGGTGATGGAACATGAGCCGGACGTTGTGAATGTGTGGGCGCCGGAACTGTTTTATGATGATGAAAATGATCGTTTTGTGATTATCTGGGCCTCAACTATCCCTTTTAAGTTTCCGAAAGGCGAGGAGGATGAGCGTAACAATCACCGGATGTATTATGTCACCACCAGGGATTTTCAGACTTTTTCCAAAGCCGCATTGTTCCTCGATCCCGGTTTCAGCGTGATAGACTGCGTGATCGCGAAGCGGAAAAAAGACGATTATGTGCTCGTTTTGAAAGACAATACCCGCCCGCAGCGGAACATCAAAGTCGCGTTTGCCGACAATGTGCTGGGGCCTTACCAGCAGGTCTCAGAACCATTCACCGGTTTTCTAACGGAAGGGCCCACTGTGATAAAGGTTAAAAATGATTGGCTGATCTATTTTGATCAGTACCGCGACAAGACCTACGGAGCAGTCAAAACGTCTGACTTCAAGACCTTTACTAATATTTCCGGGGAAGTCGGCGTGCCCAAAGACCATAAGCATGGTACAATTATCCCGATTGACGCTAAAACGCTGAAAGCGCTCAAATCTAAAACGGCACTATGA
- a CDS encoding T9SS type A sorting domain-containing protein: protein MKKKLLLSCILLISALVSHAQNIQGALRSGDTPGKLIFLIKNNGTSTVTGNLTEIKYTLSLGGQTLFRRKFLPTYPDPKDVIKDYSYWNFGPKNRQSWTGSLPISLAPGATLDLVEFQVYDAMTGIGGNTSIGMIAGVIEAYHEWSIKIGGLEAADQVNRFFSPGAGISVSNDATRSSLFIPLYVLPLPVVLKSFSASKELNQTILNWATTEESNSRHFEIQRSSNAKLWSTIATVNSEGESKVLKNYIFADPNPISGINYYRLKMVDNDDTFAYSKIESVEFPEISQAWPNPTSGVVHLSPTIGRKIKSAQLWDMSGKLVKSLEPSVNNTVHVGTAVEGLYLIKVIQDDNSQITSKIVVNK, encoded by the coding sequence ATGAAGAAAAAACTACTTTTATCCTGTATTCTGCTCATTTCCGCCCTCGTCAGCCACGCACAAAACATCCAAGGCGCACTTCGCAGCGGCGACACACCAGGAAAGCTCATATTTCTGATTAAAAACAATGGCACATCCACTGTTACGGGAAATCTCACTGAGATAAAGTACACACTCAGTTTAGGAGGCCAAACCTTATTCAGGAGAAAATTTCTGCCTACTTATCCAGATCCGAAAGACGTCATAAAGGATTATTCATACTGGAATTTCGGTCCAAAAAATAGACAATCCTGGACCGGGAGTTTGCCGATCTCCCTAGCGCCCGGAGCCACGCTGGATCTTGTCGAATTTCAGGTTTATGATGCAATGACCGGTATCGGCGGTAACACTTCCATCGGTATGATTGCAGGAGTGATCGAGGCATATCACGAGTGGTCCATTAAAATAGGTGGTTTAGAAGCAGCAGATCAGGTTAACAGGTTTTTTAGCCCGGGGGCTGGCATAAGTGTGTCTAATGATGCAACACGAAGCTCGTTATTTATTCCATTATATGTTCTGCCACTTCCTGTGGTGCTGAAATCTTTCTCCGCTTCGAAAGAATTGAATCAAACAATTTTGAACTGGGCCACCACCGAAGAATCCAACAGCCGGCATTTCGAAATCCAACGAAGCTCGAATGCAAAACTTTGGTCAACCATTGCCACTGTGAACTCGGAAGGCGAAAGCAAAGTCCTGAAAAACTACATATTTGCCGATCCTAACCCAATTTCCGGAATAAACTATTACCGGTTAAAGATGGTGGACAATGACGATACATTCGCTTACAGTAAAATTGAGTCTGTCGAATTCCCTGAAATTTCACAAGCCTGGCCTAATCCTACCTCGGGCGTGGTTCACCTCTCGCCAACCATTGGACGCAAAATTAAATCAGCGCAACTTTGGGACATGTCCGGAAAGCTGGTAAAAAGTCTCGAACCATCTGTGAATAATACCGTTCATGTCGGTACTGCTGTCGAGGGACTGTACCTGATAAAAGTGATACAAGACGACAATAGCCAGATAACATCTAAGATTGTAGTCAATAAATAA
- a CDS encoding ABC transporter permease: MSDKFLTFSNLWNVMRQISVNICISVGMTLIVLTAGIDLSVGSVLALCGAITAGLLKNGIELPGQNLFIGFTVLGAILAGILSGSALGAFNGWAITKFKVPPFVATLAMLTVARGLTMLWTGGFPISGLGDTFLFIGTGWFLGIPVPVWISIVVVALAVFLTDKTRIGRYIYAIGGNESASRLSGINVNRVKIVVYTIAGALAAVGGIMVTSRLDSAQPNAGISYELDSIAAVVIGGTSLSGGRGSILGTVLGALIIGVLNNGLVLLNVSPFWQQVVKGLVILLAVIIDKSNGKGE; this comes from the coding sequence ATGTCGGATAAGTTCCTGACATTCTCTAACTTATGGAACGTTATGCGCCAGATTTCGGTCAATATCTGCATTTCGGTAGGTATGACTTTGATTGTGCTAACGGCGGGGATCGACTTATCTGTCGGCTCGGTGCTTGCCTTATGCGGCGCCATTACGGCGGGCTTGCTCAAAAACGGTATTGAACTGCCGGGCCAAAACCTGTTTATCGGCTTCACCGTGCTTGGGGCCATTCTTGCTGGCATCCTTTCCGGCTCGGCGCTGGGGGCATTCAATGGCTGGGCCATTACGAAGTTCAAAGTGCCGCCGTTTGTGGCGACGCTCGCCATGCTCACCGTGGCCAGGGGCCTGACCATGCTCTGGACGGGCGGTTTCCCGATCAGCGGGCTGGGGGACACGTTCTTGTTTATCGGCACGGGCTGGTTTCTGGGCATCCCGGTGCCGGTTTGGATCTCCATTGTGGTAGTAGCGCTGGCGGTTTTCCTCACGGACAAGACGCGCATTGGACGCTACATTTACGCCATCGGGGGCAACGAAAGCGCCTCGCGATTGTCGGGGATCAATGTCAATAGGGTCAAAATCGTCGTCTACACCATCGCCGGAGCGCTCGCCGCGGTGGGCGGCATTATGGTCACCTCGCGCCTCGATTCCGCCCAGCCCAACGCCGGCATCAGCTACGAGCTCGACTCCATTGCGGCGGTGGTCATCGGCGGCACCTCGCTCTCAGGCGGCCGCGGCAGCATCCTCGGCACCGTCCTCGGCGCGCTGATCATTGGGGTTTTGAATAATGGCTTGGTGCTATTGAATGTATCGCCGTTCTGGCAGCAGGTGGTGAAGGGGCTGGTGATTTTGCTGGCGGTGATTATTGATAAGTCTAATGGGAAGGGGGAGTAG
- a CDS encoding sugar ABC transporter ATP-binding protein, whose protein sequence is MTATLLEVKQITKRFPGVIALDNVSLSIEAGKVTALIGENGAGKSTLMKILSGVYPDFEGEMHYKGEPAKFTGPKDAQQQGVVIIHQELNLIPYLTITENIFLGRELVTQYGTMDKSRMRKRTQELLDRLKLKVNPDSQVFKLKVGQQQIVEIAKALLTDAELIIMDEPTSAITGSEVEVLFDIIADLKAQNKAIVYVSHKLDELFRIADNYVVLRDGKSVESGEMAGMTQDLLISKMVGRKIEVMRKTTDRGACDALLEVQNLSLKSRVKTGNVLSNISFHIGKGEIVGLFGLMGAGRTELLESIFGLHPAHSSGEVRIDGQSICCDSPARAIAAGLALVPEDRKKDGLVLGLGVKNNISLTTLEEMESLGTLNDSKERALADHYISELRIKTPSKEQKAKNLSGGNQQKIVLAKWLATKPKVLLLDEPTRGIDINAKTEIYKLIIRLAQEGLGILVVSSELPEILAISDRILVMSEGRLTGEFLASEASEDEILKAAIGIGTSAIGSRP, encoded by the coding sequence ATGACAGCTACATTGTTGGAAGTGAAGCAAATCACGAAGCGGTTTCCGGGCGTGATCGCGTTGGACAACGTTTCATTGTCGATCGAAGCGGGGAAGGTTACTGCATTGATCGGCGAAAACGGGGCGGGGAAATCGACTTTGATGAAAATCCTGTCGGGCGTTTATCCCGATTTTGAGGGCGAAATGCATTACAAAGGCGAGCCGGCAAAGTTCACCGGCCCGAAAGATGCCCAGCAGCAAGGCGTGGTGATCATCCACCAGGAACTCAATTTAATTCCCTACCTGACCATCACGGAAAACATTTTCCTCGGCCGCGAGCTGGTGACGCAATACGGCACGATGGACAAAAGCCGCATGCGTAAGCGCACGCAGGAACTGCTCGACCGGCTGAAACTGAAAGTAAACCCCGATTCGCAGGTTTTTAAACTCAAAGTAGGCCAGCAACAGATCGTCGAAATCGCCAAAGCACTGCTCACCGACGCCGAACTGATCATCATGGATGAGCCCACATCGGCCATTACCGGCAGTGAGGTAGAGGTGCTTTTCGACATCATTGCCGACCTGAAAGCGCAGAACAAGGCCATCGTATATGTGTCACACAAACTCGACGAGCTCTTCCGCATTGCCGACAACTACGTGGTGCTCCGCGACGGCAAAAGCGTCGAATCCGGCGAAATGGCCGGGATGACGCAGGACCTTTTGATCAGTAAGATGGTCGGCAGGAAAATTGAAGTCATGCGTAAAACCACCGACCGCGGTGCCTGCGACGCCTTACTGGAAGTGCAAAACCTGAGCCTGAAAAGCCGGGTAAAAACGGGTAATGTGCTGAGCAATATTTCTTTCCATATTGGTAAAGGTGAAATCGTAGGGCTTTTTGGCCTGATGGGCGCAGGACGCACTGAACTTTTGGAATCCATCTTCGGCTTGCATCCCGCACATTCAAGCGGCGAAGTGCGCATTGACGGCCAATCGATATGCTGCGATTCGCCCGCACGCGCCATCGCAGCCGGGCTCGCGCTCGTGCCCGAGGACCGGAAAAAGGATGGATTGGTGCTCGGTCTGGGCGTGAAAAACAACATCAGCCTCACCACTTTAGAGGAAATGGAAAGCCTCGGCACGCTCAATGATTCGAAGGAGCGTGCGCTTGCTGATCACTATATCAGCGAGTTACGGATTAAAACGCCTTCGAAAGAGCAAAAAGCCAAAAACCTCAGCGGAGGCAACCAGCAGAAGATCGTGCTCGCCAAATGGCTTGCCACCAAGCCGAAGGTGCTCCTGCTCGACGAACCGACGCGCGGGATCGACATCAACGCCAAAACGGAGATTTACAAACTCATCATCCGGCTTGCCCAGGAAGGTCTGGGCATATTGGTGGTTTCGTCGGAATTGCCCGAAATCCTGGCCATTTCGGATCGCATTCTGGTGATGTCCGAAGGCCGGCTCACCGGCGAATTCCTGGCGAGCGAAGCCTCGGAAGACGAAATACTGAAAGCGGCGATAGGAATTGGGACTTCGGCCATCGGCAGTCGGCCGTAA
- a CDS encoding DUF2291 domain-containing protein, whose protein sequence is MPKPIRYLLYLAVVALLAYNSVYIKKLDEVKAGAATFNAAGYALDFWDKKLTPGLSKAVELSALTSQLKTEKDKAFEQHSHALGIGNIRYFLVKGEGVVADVSENEVSVKLAGASENAGNVRIATEYIFGNAVRDASGAIDINAFTNSMDFNNVSAEINKLIREKVVPPFKSKVKKGDRIAFHGAIELNRAHLQVNDIEIIPIHLQIEKP, encoded by the coding sequence ATGCCCAAACCGATCCGATACTTGCTTTACCTGGCCGTAGTTGCATTGCTGGCTTATAATTCGGTGTATATCAAGAAGCTGGATGAGGTGAAGGCTGGCGCCGCGACCTTTAATGCGGCTGGTTATGCCCTGGATTTTTGGGATAAAAAACTGACGCCGGGCTTGTCGAAGGCTGTCGAACTGAGTGCATTGACTAGCCAGCTTAAAACTGAAAAAGACAAGGCATTTGAACAACATTCGCACGCGCTGGGCATTGGCAACATCCGCTATTTTCTCGTAAAAGGGGAAGGTGTGGTAGCGGATGTAAGTGAAAATGAAGTATCCGTAAAACTGGCTGGCGCCAGCGAAAATGCTGGAAATGTGCGCATTGCGACGGAATACATTTTCGGTAATGCCGTCCGCGATGCCTCGGGTGCGATCGACATTAATGCATTTACGAACTCGATGGATTTCAATAATGTGTCTGCCGAAATCAACAAGCTGATCCGCGAAAAAGTGGTGCCGCCATTTAAATCCAAAGTTAAAAAAGGCGACCGCATTGCCTTTCACGGGGCGATAGAGCTCAACCGCGCACATTTGCAGGTAAACGATATCGAAATTATCCCGATCCATCTCCAAATCGAAAAGCCATGA
- a CDS encoding D-ribose ABC transporter substrate-binding protein translates to MNTSIRIAFFCILFGFGFLGCKTKESKDEPKKIAIVISTLNNPWFVFLAQKAEAKAKQLGYESKIFDSQNNTAQETDHFDNAIASGYDAILFNPTDADGSIVNVKNAVSAGVPVFCMDREVNANGVATSQILSDSYSGCVAIGKYFVETLNKKGKYVEILGMVGDNNTWNRSKGFHSVVDFYPGLKMVAQQSADFDRNKAMEVMESLLQAHPDIDGVFCGNDAMAMGAYQALVAAGKADRVKVFGFDGAEDVVKSINDGKILATGMQFPEVMAQTAATFADEYFKGKRDFPGKMPVAVELVRKDNVENYAAYGEKE, encoded by the coding sequence ATGAATACCAGCATTCGCATAGCGTTTTTTTGCATCCTTTTCGGGTTTGGATTTTTAGGTTGTAAAACAAAAGAATCCAAGGACGAGCCGAAGAAGATTGCGATCGTGATTTCGACATTGAACAACCCGTGGTTCGTTTTCCTTGCCCAAAAAGCCGAGGCGAAAGCGAAACAGCTGGGCTACGAATCCAAAATTTTTGATTCCCAAAATAATACTGCCCAGGAAACCGACCATTTCGACAATGCGATAGCCTCGGGTTACGATGCCATTCTGTTCAATCCGACGGACGCCGATGGCTCCATCGTGAATGTGAAAAATGCGGTTTCCGCGGGCGTGCCGGTGTTTTGCATGGACCGGGAGGTGAATGCCAATGGCGTGGCCACGTCTCAGATTCTGTCGGACAGCTATTCCGGCTGCGTGGCGATTGGCAAGTACTTCGTGGAGACGTTGAATAAGAAAGGAAAATACGTCGAAATCCTCGGGATGGTGGGCGATAACAATACCTGGAACCGCTCGAAGGGCTTTCACAGCGTGGTGGATTTTTACCCGGGGTTGAAAATGGTCGCCCAGCAAAGTGCTGATTTTGACCGTAATAAGGCCATGGAAGTGATGGAGTCGCTGCTGCAAGCGCACCCGGATATCGACGGCGTGTTCTGCGGCAACGATGCGATGGCCATGGGTGCTTACCAGGCCTTGGTAGCCGCCGGAAAGGCCGATCGCGTGAAGGTTTTCGGCTTCGATGGGGCGGAGGATGTGGTTAAGTCCATCAACGACGGCAAGATACTGGCAACCGGAATGCAGTTCCCGGAAGTAATGGCGCAAACCGCCGCCACATTTGCCGACGAGTATTTCAAAGGCAAACGCGATTTCCCTGGTAAAATGCCGGTGGCCGTGGAGCTGGTGCGCAAGGACAATGTCGAAAATTATGCCGCTTACGGCGAAAAAGAATAG
- a CDS encoding DUF1593 domain-containing protein — protein sequence MKLIRQMYCGAAWLLAGVGVLGVTIPGAAQVQEAQKHRVLVLTDIENEPDDTQSMIRFLTYSNQWDVEGLVATTSIHQQKRVAPEKIKELIEAYRKVRPNLLLHEKGYPEADYLIGITKSAYPDFGLNAVGKGKDSEGSEWIIKVVDKKDDRPVWIPVWGGANCLAQALWKVKMTRSPEDVKKFVSKIRMYTISDQDDTGPWIRKNFPDVFYVGSPGYHAAGAYHYATWSGISGDKFHGRFSGANFEIVDNPWLDEHVRSHGPMGKEYPFTKFLMEGDTPSFLGLVNNGLNDPEHPEYGGWGGRYELYTPRTLKYFYEPETRPIYTDAMDEVKGVDGAYHTSNKATLWRWREAFQHDFAARMDWTIKPYKEANHPPKVVVKGGTRINAKVGETVQLSADGSSDPDGNTLAYEWIYYPEPGSYNIKESIGIKDIKAAQTSFVAPKVEKPETIHIVLAVTDNGVPSLTRYQRVIVTVYP from the coding sequence ATGAAACTGATTAGACAAATGTACTGCGGTGCTGCATGGCTTCTGGCCGGCGTGGGCGTGCTCGGCGTGACTATACCGGGTGCAGCGCAGGTGCAGGAAGCGCAGAAGCACCGCGTGCTGGTACTTACAGACATTGAAAACGAACCGGACGACACCCAGTCGATGATCCGGTTTTTGACCTATTCCAACCAGTGGGATGTCGAAGGCCTTGTGGCTACGACTTCCATTCACCAGCAAAAGCGCGTCGCACCGGAGAAGATCAAGGAGCTGATCGAAGCCTACCGGAAAGTGCGGCCAAACCTGCTTTTGCACGAAAAAGGCTATCCCGAAGCAGATTACCTGATCGGTATCACCAAAAGCGCCTACCCGGACTTCGGCCTTAATGCAGTGGGCAAGGGCAAAGATTCGGAAGGATCGGAGTGGATTATTAAGGTGGTGGATAAAAAGGACGACCGGCCGGTATGGATTCCCGTCTGGGGAGGCGCTAACTGCCTCGCACAGGCTCTTTGGAAAGTGAAAATGACCCGCTCGCCCGAAGATGTGAAGAAATTCGTTTCCAAAATCAGGATGTACACCATTTCGGACCAGGACGATACAGGCCCGTGGATTCGTAAAAACTTCCCTGACGTTTTTTATGTGGGCAGTCCGGGTTACCATGCGGCGGGCGCTTACCATTACGCCACCTGGTCGGGCATCAGCGGAGACAAGTTTCATGGCCGCTTTTCGGGTGCCAATTTTGAAATCGTAGACAATCCCTGGCTCGACGAGCACGTCCGCAGCCACGGCCCGATGGGCAAGGAATATCCATTTACCAAATTCCTCATGGAAGGCGACACGCCGTCGTTTCTGGGATTGGTGAATAATGGCCTCAACGACCCCGAGCACCCGGAATACGGCGGCTGGGGCGGACGGTATGAACTTTACACGCCGCGCACACTTAAATACTTCTACGAACCCGAAACCCGCCCGATTTACACCGACGCCATGGACGAGGTAAAGGGCGTGGACGGCGCCTACCACACCAGCAACAAAGCCACATTGTGGCGCTGGCGCGAAGCATTCCAGCACGATTTCGCAGCGCGCATGGACTGGACGATCAAACCTTATAAAGAAGCCAATCACCCGCCGAAAGTGGTCGTGAAAGGCGGCACGCGCATCAATGCCAAAGTGGGTGAAACCGTGCAGCTTAGTGCCGATGGCTCATCCGATCCCGACGGTAATACATTGGCTTACGAATGGATCTACTACCCCGAGCCGGGCAGCTATAACATCAAAGAATCCATTGGAATAAAGGATATAAAAGCGGCACAAACGTCTTTTGTGGCTCCAAAGGTGGAGAAACCGGAGACGATCCACATCGTGCTCGCGGTGACCGACAATGGCGTGCCTTCGCTCACACGTTACCAGCGCGTGATTGTGACTGTGTATCCTTAG
- a CDS encoding transketolase family protein: protein MDATIENIAVSQRANLEVFSGTLQQLAKTDRDIIVVTSDSRGSGKLVPFGQQFPEQIIEVGIAEQNLVGVAAGLASAGKKVFAVSPACFLTARALEQIKNDVAYSDNPVKLIGISAGVSYGALGSTHHSLHDFAVLRTINNLMVVAPADNFETEQAIVAAVETDMPVYIRFGKKTMPLLSEDEKTFEFGKGRIVRQGNDITIIGTGETVAPALLAAERLEREHDLSATVVSMHTIKPLDYDLLRKIAATGQPIITVEEHSIFGGLGEACASFLIQNNFCNRFKIIGIPDEYTVTGSQSEIFNHYGISEEGIAATALALGR from the coding sequence GTGGATGCGACCATCGAGAACATTGCTGTGAGCCAGCGCGCCAACCTGGAAGTCTTTTCGGGCACATTGCAGCAACTCGCCAAAACCGACCGGGACATTATTGTGGTAACGAGCGACTCGCGCGGCTCGGGCAAGCTGGTGCCGTTCGGGCAGCAATTTCCTGAGCAGATCATCGAAGTAGGCATTGCCGAACAAAACCTCGTGGGGGTAGCGGCGGGCCTGGCTTCGGCAGGCAAGAAGGTTTTTGCCGTTTCGCCGGCCTGTTTCCTCACGGCCCGGGCTTTGGAGCAGATCAAAAACGATGTCGCTTATTCCGACAATCCGGTTAAGCTGATCGGCATCAGCGCGGGCGTGAGCTATGGCGCATTGGGCTCCACGCACCACAGCCTGCACGATTTCGCGGTTTTACGCACCATTAATAACCTGATGGTCGTGGCCCCGGCGGATAATTTCGAAACCGAGCAGGCCATTGTGGCGGCTGTGGAGACGGACATGCCGGTGTACATTCGTTTCGGCAAAAAAACGATGCCGCTGCTTTCGGAGGATGAAAAGACATTTGAATTCGGCAAGGGCCGCATTGTGCGGCAGGGGAACGACATCACCATCATCGGCACCGGCGAAACCGTGGCACCCGCGCTGCTGGCCGCCGAGCGCCTCGAACGCGAGCATGATTTGTCGGCTACGGTGGTGAGCATGCACACGATTAAGCCACTGGATTACGATCTTTTGCGAAAAATTGCGGCTACCGGTCAGCCTATTATTACCGTGGAAGAGCACAGCATTTTCGGCGGGCTCGGCGAGGCTTGTGCTTCGTTTTTAATACAAAACAACTTCTGTAACCGCTTCAAGATCATCGGTATCCCCGACGAATACACGGTTACCGGCTCCCAATCGGAGATTTTCAATCATTACGGCATTTCGGAGGAAGGCATCGCTGCCACGGCGCTTGCGTTGGGCAGGTAG
- a CDS encoding transketolase: MSEKELAQKSVEYRKKILKYIYQAKAGHTGGSLSCIDILNVLYNYTMHVDADHFDSPDRDRYIQSKGHTVEALYVVLASRGFFPEPDLETLCQYQSHYIGHPTRKVHGVEQNTGALGHGLSLSVGTAIAGKLDKRDYRVFTVLGDGELPEGSNWEAALSASHYKLDNLCAILDKNTLQITGSTSAVLNTDPVDDKFEAFGWAVRHVDGHNIKELMAAFDALPFEKDKPSLIIAHTVKGKGVSYMENQLKWHHGVPDKQQYADAIQELDELLA, encoded by the coding sequence ATGTCGGAAAAGGAACTGGCGCAGAAATCGGTGGAGTACCGCAAGAAAATACTCAAATATATCTACCAAGCCAAAGCGGGCCACACCGGCGGCAGCCTGTCGTGTATCGATATTTTGAATGTGCTCTACAATTACACGATGCATGTGGACGCCGACCATTTCGACTCGCCCGACCGCGACCGGTACATCCAGAGCAAGGGCCATACGGTGGAAGCATTATATGTAGTGCTTGCGTCGCGCGGCTTTTTCCCGGAACCTGATCTGGAAACTTTGTGTCAGTACCAATCGCATTACATCGGCCACCCGACCCGCAAGGTGCACGGGGTGGAGCAGAACACCGGCGCATTGGGCCACGGGCTTTCGCTGAGCGTGGGCACGGCCATTGCCGGCAAGCTCGATAAGCGCGATTACCGCGTGTTTACCGTCCTCGGCGACGGCGAATTGCCCGAAGGCTCCAACTGGGAAGCCGCTTTGTCGGCCTCGCATTACAAGCTGGACAACCTGTGCGCGATTTTGGATAAAAACACCTTGCAAATCACCGGCTCTACCAGCGCGGTGCTGAATACCGATCCGGTAGACGATAAATTCGAGGCATTCGGCTGGGCTGTGCGGCATGTGGATGGGCACAATATCAAAGAGCTAATGGCTGCTTTCGATGCATTACCGTTTGAAAAAGACAAGCCAAGCCTCATCATCGCGCACACTGTGAAGGGTAAGGGCGTGAGTTACATGGAAAATCAATTGAAATGGCACCACGGCGTACCCGATAAGCAGCAATATGCCGATGCCATACAGGAATTGGACGAGCTGCTGGCCTGA
- a CDS encoding L-fucose/L-arabinose isomerase family protein: MKSIGVIIGNRDFFPDRLVAEARVEIVDLLKKLNINEIMLDTEATKLGGVETFQDAQKCAALFRAHRDEIMGVLVVLPNFGDERGIAETLKLADLNVPVLVQGYPDDLDKLDVARRRDSWCGKISACNNLYQFGIKYTLTTKHVVHPTDPSFIKDLNDFVAVCRVTKGLRNVRIGAIGARPGGFNTVRYSEKILQRNGISVVTVDLSEILGNANKLTAQDSKVKERLDKITSYASRGRTPDEALIQMAKLDVVLGDFIEANALDATAIQCWTSVQQNYGCNVCTSMSIMSENMMPSGCEVDVTGTLSMYALQLASGSPSALVDWNNNYANDDNKCVLFHCGNWAKSFLPDIEIATAPILGTSVGEENTWGALAGRTPAMPLTYGRISTDDPRGVMKAYIGEGRLTDDTLKTFGNRAVAEIPNLQNLMNYICRNGFEHHVVMNASKTAGILKEALGNYMGWEVQVFDEPAQQPYATRLPDRELVSQN; encoded by the coding sequence ATGAAAAGTATCGGAGTCATTATTGGTAACAGGGATTTCTTTCCGGACCGGCTGGTGGCCGAGGCGCGGGTGGAGATCGTTGATTTGCTTAAAAAATTGAATATCAATGAGATTATGCTCGATACCGAGGCTACCAAGCTCGGGGGTGTCGAGACGTTCCAGGATGCGCAGAAATGCGCCGCATTGTTCCGGGCGCACCGGGATGAGATCATGGGCGTGCTCGTGGTGCTGCCCAATTTCGGGGATGAACGCGGCATTGCCGAGACATTGAAACTGGCCGATCTGAATGTGCCTGTTTTGGTGCAAGGTTATCCCGACGATCTGGACAAGCTGGATGTAGCCCGCCGCCGCGATTCGTGGTGCGGCAAGATTTCAGCCTGCAATAACCTGTATCAGTTTGGCATCAAATACACGCTCACGACGAAGCACGTCGTGCATCCGACCGATCCTTCATTCATTAAGGACCTGAACGATTTCGTGGCGGTTTGCCGCGTGACCAAAGGGCTTCGAAATGTCCGCATTGGCGCGATTGGCGCTCGTCCGGGCGGGTTCAATACCGTTCGTTATAGCGAGAAAATATTGCAGCGGAATGGCATTTCGGTCGTGACGGTGGATTTGTCGGAGATTTTGGGTAATGCTAATAAGCTGACTGCGCAGGATTCGAAAGTAAAAGAAAGATTAGATAAAATCACTTCCTACGCCTCCCGCGGGCGCACGCCGGACGAAGCATTGATCCAAATGGCGAAGCTGGATGTGGTTTTGGGAGACTTTATTGAAGCTAATGCATTGGATGCCACGGCAATACAATGCTGGACGTCGGTGCAGCAGAATTATGGCTGTAATGTGTGCACGAGCATGAGCATTATGAGCGAGAACATGATGCCGAGCGGCTGCGAGGTGGATGTGACGGGTACATTAAGTATGTATGCGCTGCAACTGGCTTCGGGCTCGCCGAGCGCGCTGGTGGATTGGAACAACAATTACGCCAACGACGATAACAAATGCGTGCTTTTCCACTGCGGTAACTGGGCGAAATCGTTTTTGCCGGATATCGAAATTGCGACGGCGCCGATCCTCGGCACGTCGGTGGGAGAGGAGAATACCTGGGGTGCACTGGCCGGTCGCACACCTGCGATGCCGCTCACATATGGGCGCATCAGCACGGACGACCCGCGCGGCGTGATGAAGGCGTACATTGGCGAAGGCCGGCTCACGGACGATACGCTGAAAACCTTCGGTAACCGTGCCGTGGCTGAGATCCCGAACCTGCAAAACCTGATGAATTACATCTGCCGCAACGGTTTCGAACACCATGTGGTGATGAATGCGTCGAAAACGGCGGGTATTTTGAAAGAAGCGTTGGGCAATTACATGGGCTGGGAAGTGCAGGTTTTTGACGAACCCGCACAGCAACCTTACGCCACACGTTTGCCCGACCGCGAACTGGTTTCGCAGAACTAA